The genomic window GGTAAGGCAATCTAAACTTCCTTTAACCCACTTCTTCTTATTATGAAGATTCAGGTAATTGCTTCCTAATTTTGTTATAGTAACTGTAAGTCAATTGTATGAGTTAAACAGAGTTTTTATCAAGCTTGGACtgattgtatttttaaaagcaatacCAGCTTATTCTTGTAAAAAGCGTATGTGGGCGTGTTTCAAATGATTATCTTCACTTTTAATAGGCCTGCTAATTTTACTTTTCTGTAATGTTTATAATTTTATTATGTTAAATGTAAGACAACTGTGTTATATACCCGTTACAAATTGCTCTTGAATCGACTGATTAAGTAGTCATTGCAGCTCTGTATAAAAATGTAAGCCTTTTGAGTTAATGCCAAgacattgtcatttttaatgtaatgttttaataatttcTTTCAGGCCTGCAGAATGATCACAAGGCCATCATGGCAGAGATAGAAGAAGCTCTGCACCTGCTGCATGCTCGAGAGAAAGCCAAGCGAGAGCAGGATGAGGCAGAAGCTCAGGATGAGGCAATGGAGCAGCAGATCACCCTTCCTCCCCCCTTTGCACGAGTGGATGCTGTGACCCAAGGCTCCCCTGCCTGTGGAGCTGTGAGTGATGTGAACTTAGTTTTCTAATTTGCAGTTGTTTAATATAACGCCTCACATTCCATCAGAGGTAGTGTGTTTGTGGTTAAACTATTTTTGTTGTTTCCCTGAAGGGGCTCAGAGTTGGTGATGAAGTCATTGAGTTTGGGTCTGTGAACACGGGGAACTTTCAGAACCTGCAGAACATTGCCTCTGTAGTACAACACAGTGAAGGGGTAAGATACTGACTTGATGTGCAGCTGCTTGTGTTTTTGGTgcagtaaaaaaacacattttgatgtACATCGTGTGACAGTTGGCACTTTATTGTGTTGTGGaaattgaatttttaaatgCAATTTGAGGTGGAAACACCAAAATGACATCACTGCcttcaatatatatttttaacagaTTTGAGGTTAATAAATGGCTTCACTTTCTGtcaataaataattacatttgatttatatAATTAAATTATCCCATGCTTAACTGGTAATCAGTTGTAATCAAGTAACTTATTTTCCCTTAATTGGCTTCCACAGGTTAATTTTTGCTAAACCTTAAATTAATTACTTAATGTTTTGTCCTGTCTTGTTCTCACACAGAAACCATTACGTGTCACAGTAATCCGGGACGGCCAGAAAGCTCAGATGAGCCTGACTCCACAGCGATGGTCAGGCAGGGGTCTGTTGGGGTAGGTACTACAGTGATGTAATTGAATAGAGGTAGAAGAGTACATATGCTGATATCAACAGCTCACATAAAGAAGTGGCTGAGTGGCTGTGAGTGATATGTGTAAATATGAATCACTTGTGCAGGTGTTTGACAAATACTGTAAAAACTACATTTAGCTTTTATTACAGTCCCCTAAAAGATGTATGCATTCAGGATTTTCAAACTCTGTCGGTATTGCAAGATGTTAAGATGTTacttgttttctctttcagatGCAACATTGTTCCAATCCATTGATAATTGTTGTGGCATCTGAAGACCTCCATTTATGAAATGCTTCCTCCTCTTACATTACCCATGGATGGTTTCAAACAGACTTTGTACATACTGCTGACATTTCCATCCAATGAATTTATTAAGTACTTCTGTAAGAGAACTCACACAAAGTTTACAGATTAAAGTTAAGTTAACATTGCTTTCTTACACTCCTCTTACAGGAACCTTTCATGGACTGCTGACTTTTAGAGTTAATGCTCTCAGTAGCAATGATCGGCTCAGCAAATGTCATTGCAGTTGGCCCTTTTTCAGTACTTGATATGTTTTGGCTAAGTGGCTATTTTGCTTAAGTAATACCACTTTGGATTATTGGGGGGTCAAACAGGATTTACATGATAAAATCTATGTCAAACTTTAATAGTTTAAATATCTTGCAGTGGACGGGTGATGAACTTACATGAAAGGAAATGACTGGAGGCTTTGGAAAATCATTTGTTTAACTCTGGTACTGCCATCAATAAAAACTTGTTTTCAACCCTGTAGAAGAAAAATGCCCTATTTTCATGTCATTCCATGCGTAGGCACAAATTTGTTTTGAGTGAATTCCCATGATTTTCTTAAAGATTAATAAATCTTTACTTGTTGAAAGCACTTATTTCCATCTCTACAAATTGCGGGGATTTGGTGAAGAATAATTGAATTATCAAAATACATCTGTGTGAATaattaaagcattttaaaaaagcaattcCTGAGAAAAGaacgtgttgttttttttatttcataaaaatgaaaatcacaAATATACTGAAGGTTTGTACTAGGGTATTTTGGGTGAACTTTGAAGCTCTTGAACGGAGACTGGCATTAAGTACTATACTGAAAGCAGTTCTTAGTACAGTCTCAACATCTATGATTACATATATAGTCATTTTTGGTCTGGTCAACATGATCATATGCCCAAGGGCATTTCTAGGTTGTCCTTAGTCTAGTTTCAAACCATACAAAAGTATCCAAAAGGAAACTAACTATATCCACATGACAGTGTGATTCCTGCAGCCATCATGTGGCCTGCttaagtttcttctttttgggCTTGACCATCTGTGGAAGTTGAATTTTGAAGGCAgtcctgaaaataaaaagatatgtCATCAcaattatgaataaaataaaggagaaaTCAATTCCTTATTTAAGATGTTCACCAACAATAGTTCAGAGGAAATGGGAAGTTGTCTGATTCAATGTATTGCATGATGAAAATAAGACTCACTCGCAGGTTGTGCAGATTGGGCTGAAGTTGCAGAATACTTcaagagaagacaagagaagGCATCATTATGAAAACGAATTGCAACTGCAACGTTTGCTAGTATAATACAGATTGTTATCATGTTCCTTGTTGATGAGGATCAGACTCACTTGACAGACAAACTGAGCACACATAACCAATCTCTATAAGGTTACGATGGCAGAAGCATGCCGCTCTGTAGTCCACATGCGCAGGGGGCGGCAACATTAGCTGTGAGCGCTGCTCCGAGTCAGGCAGGAACACCCACTgtattagaaataaaacaactttttagCTAACGATCAAATCAACTAAACTTTCAGAAGAATAGAAAGGGTTTATCTGCCTGTAAAGCTGTGAGATGTGTGAAATTTACTTCTGTTTCTGGTAGTTGTTTAGTATAAATTATCACAACTCTTTAAAGGTAAAACATGTAAGTAGTTTTTGTCTGTGTTAtaattttactttcattttttcccacatGGGCTCCTTTTGAGTGTAGCTCTGGGAACACTGAGAACTTTCAGCTGCTTTTATTAGTccatcaataaatcaaatgtttatcaTTTGGAAACTGTATTTTGTTGTTTAGACTGAATTGTTTTGTGATGCAGTTTACGGTAGAAAGACTCACCAAAAGGTACTGTGCCAATGCAAGCTTTTGTGGTATCTTGAGATATAATCCTCCAGTTATGTCACAAGCCTGTCACACAAACAGGGTTGAAAAACTAGGTCTCGATAGCAACATTAATACAAGATAGAAACAAATTATGGTGATATGAAAGCAACTTAACGTGAATGTTTATCTAAATTGTTCTACAAGCTACAAAGTCTGAAAATGTACCTGTTGAAGGAGacctgagtctgagtccaaCACACAGGCATCTATCAGGatgttctgtttaaaaaaaacacaaaattaaagtgatatttctttttaataaacatGTCCCAAAATacaatcagaggagagaaaaagtaaaattgaCTATTTTACCTGCTTCTGGGCAGCAAAAATGACATTCATGAAGTTCATGTACTGGCGGGCACAGtcctctgctgcttttatcACCTGAGCAGTGAAATACAGAGGCTGTGTTCACAATCACAAGAATAATGATGCACTAGTTTCCATAAAATGAGACCATTTAGGATTTACCAATATCCTTGACTTTATCTCCTGTCCAActgtaaagagagaaaaaatacattACAAACAATAGTAAGAAAATAATCAGAAGTCATTTAACAGTATTTTCTAGCTAATAAATAAAGGCACATAATTACCCTCCTGTTCTTTTGACACCCTGTGAATATCTGAGTGTGAAGGGATTAAGTCTGCATACAGTGATCACCATAAAGAAGcatacaaaaatatcaaaatctTGTTATAAAGGAAAGTAAATCACTCATTAATTTGTGTAGATTTATTCTTTAAGTAGCATTCCTTTCTTTAAGCTTTTCTGAATTAAAAGTCATCTTTATGTCATAAATGATCAAACTAATCAAACCGTTTTTATTGAAAGGATACAGCATAGAGCTTTGGCGAGAGATCCAGCCAGCAGAGTATCAGTTGAATTCCCCCTCACTTCAGCTTTAATAACATAGGCACAAGAAATTTGAATAAGTCATCGTTTAACATCTGAggacaaaaacataaataaaaagcatcatAACAATGAAAGTAACCAAATGAATTTGCCACAACTATGATGACAACCCCTGTCAATTCAATCTGCTGTACAGTGTATGTAACACAAAACCAGACTTACTTTTTGACATAACACTCCTAATCTCGTCAGCAATAAGGTTATTGGCGACTGAAAGGAGCTCATACTTCCCATCCCCACTGGAGGATGCATCCTCTCCACTGCCGTCCCCGCAATTCCAGCTCTTAGTGGGAAACACGAAGTGACTAAAATAAAGGACACAACACAGATTTGTGTATAAGACAGAAGCCATACATGTAAACAGCTTTGAACTAGATGGTTTGATGCAGTTGATGTAGTGGCAAAGAAAGAAGACGTCAAGCGATAACTTAAATGCCAAATGTAAGGACTCCTTGATAAAACTGCATACAAGTTACACAATTTTAGGAGGAATGTGAGTTAGTTATACATTTTGAGGAGCAAAAATCCAACAAAAAATGTAAGTTTCAAATGATCGTAACTATTTGCTTCCACAGTTGATTGCATAGCTACCTGTCTTGACAGTGGCTTGCAATGACAGCCAGCTTGTTTGTCCTTGCCATGGCCATGTGGGAGTTTCCCATCACCATGACTGCATCCACACACTTGGACAGGGTGAACTGGACAGAGACAAGAAGAAAGTTTTGTTTAGCCTcagcatcatttaaaaaaatacacaaaagttATATCCAACACAAAGTAACTACCTCTGGTTCACGCTGAGCTTGCTGCCCCCACCATATCGGGTTTACATCCACGACGATGACCAGCAGATTGGTTTCATCCTCTAAAGACAGAAAACGATTAAACATTAGCTATGCTCGGAGACCTGTTTTTAAGTCAGAGTACAAAACAAGGCCGGCAGGTTGTGAAAaaaatagcttttattttttataaaaaggaagcttttgttttattttcatcacaCAGACTGAGTATGACATACCTGATGCCATCACGGAGAGAAATTAGTCTGAAACTCAGGATAGCCAAAAGTGAATCCTGGAGCTTTATTATCTATAAGCTTCCATCTGAGCGCTGAAACTTCAGACAATCTCCACAAAATTGAATCCGTTTTTAGTGCTGGTATTCCCACCATCAACAGTGTAATAAAATCGACGATATTCATGTAACAGGCTGCCTTTTTGATTGTGTTAGCCACCACTACATGCTCCAATAGACTGTGCGCCACAATAGCGCCTTAGTGCGTCATTAAGCTGCGACATGTTGTagttctcttcttctctttttgtttttccatccaTGACACGCGGTTTACTGTTGCCACCTACGGGCCGTCTTCCATAACTCACTTCAGCTGTTTCTGCCTGCTTAGACTTgatcattttatacagtctgtggactTGATTAAACAATGACTCATATATTTTCCATGAGTAGTAAAGTTGCTTTCAGTGTCTACCGTAAGCTAACGAACAGAACATTTACCCACAAATGTATTGAAACTGTCCAAAGCAATTTATACACAGACAAACCACTCCTGTTCTGTTCATATTATTAAGTGTTGTATTATTAAGTTGTTCTTACTGTAATAGAATAGAacgcctttattgtcattgcaacaagtacaacacaattgaaaggtgcagtcctcattTGGTACCATTTAAAAGAGATACAAACAATCAATgtacaaaaagtaataaatacaggaataaaaaaaaaacactgtcatacacacacaacatactaaTCAATCACGGAGCAGCAAAGTTCACACTTGCGAGTAAATTTTTTCCCAGTCTTATTATTGCACAGTTTATGTTATCATTGCACTTGTGTATTGCACTTGACTATATTGCACAAAGTCACTATTAAAAGAAATGCTCAAACAGTGTTGAGAGCAGTAATGGCTCTTGCATAAAAACTACCAAGAGAAGCCATGACAATTAGATGACAGGTATTATACTTAACTTGAGAGCTTCCATTTTGTTACTCTGTTTAAATTGCCCAGATTTCGAGATTTCAGAAGACTAGATTTTAAAACACTACATTTGATGACATTTAATACTATTGTGGTTGGTTGTAACAGAGCTAATCCTTACTAGTTTATTCTTCATAAACTCACTAAAAGCATGTGTTTTTCTACTGAAATGGTTTTAGATTCTAGATTTAGATCAGCAAAGTCGGTAGTAACTATGGATTTCATCAAATGTAGTGTAGTAAAATCTAGTCTTCGGAAATCTCGAAATCTGGGCAATTTAAGCAGAGTAACAAAATGGAAGCACTCAAGTGAAGTACAATACCTGTCATTTTATTGTCATGGTTGCTCTTGTTAGTGGTGTTTGGACAACTTACAACTTTATCATGTCAACAGTTGGTCAAGAATTGTGAAACTATTTATTTCTGTCACAGTTCAAACCAGTGTGAGTTAATAAGTTCATTAAAAGGTAAGTGACTGTACTTATAAATGATGTAATCGTACACCAAATGCCATCATATACACATTTTGGGCAAGGCTATAATTTATGGTTGTTTTTCCATTTCAGTAATCTGACAGTTATTTCCTGATCGATTGTTTGGATTATGCAATGtttgaaattaatattaaatacaattaaaaatacagCTTGAAACCATTTATAAGTGCTTGCTGATACCAGCTATGAAATGGCTTTTCAAACCAAAGTCTATATTTAGAAAATTTATAAATGACTCAAACAAAATCCAGcaaaacccccccccccaaaaaacacataaactacAAAATTGGATTGATTTGTGCTTAATAAATAACATCAATGATAATTACAATTATCATTGAGGATACCCTTTCTGCAGGTGATAAATGGagcaatacttttttttataataaatcaCGTTA from Notolabrus celidotus isolate fNotCel1 chromosome 9, fNotCel1.pri, whole genome shotgun sequence includes these protein-coding regions:
- the psmd9 gene encoding 26S proteasome non-ATPase regulatory subunit 9 produces the protein MKIAEENSSGKSEITMDDVKNLMEKKDEIEEQIKAYYDVLEDQGVGVEGPLVDEEGFPRADVNLYQIRAARHNISCLQNDHKAIMAEIEEALHLLHAREKAKREQDEAEAQDEAMEQQITLPPPFARVDAVTQGSPACGAGLRVGDEVIEFGSVNTGNFQNLQNIASVVQHSEGKPLRVTVIRDGQKAQMSLTPQRWSGRGLLGCNIVPIH
- the gtf2h3 gene encoding general transcription factor IIH subunit 3, giving the protein MASEDETNLLVIVVDVNPIWWGQQAQREPEFTLSKCVDAVMVMGNSHMAMARTNKLAVIASHCQDSHFVFPTKSWNCGDGSGEDASSSGDGKYELLSVANNLIADEIRSVMSKTEVRGNSTDTLLAGSLAKALCYIHRVSKEQEVGQEIKSRILVIKAAEDCARQYMNFMNVIFAAQKQNILIDACVLDSDSGLLQQACDITGGLYLKIPQKLALAQYLLWVFLPDSEQRSQLMLPPPAHVDYRAACFCHRNLIEIGYVCSVCLSIFCNFSPICTTCETAFKIQLPQMVKPKKKKLKQAT